The genomic stretch ACTGGAGCGGCGACTCTTACTCCCCTACCTCCTCGACGGGCATCTGCCAACGACCAGGCAGGCCCAAGCCTTCCGCGCCCTCCACAACGAAGGGGGCACAGCTGAGGACCTAGCGAAGCACCTTAACCATGTCCCTGGGCGACGGCCGCACCTAACACAGCCAATTTGGCCAGCAGTTGATCTTCGGCTCCGTACTGTCAACTTCGATGACGCAAACGCTGGTACTTCGATATTCGTCGAACTGACAGTGCCAAGGTCCGGGGCGGGTTTCACTGTCATCTTCGCTGCTTCCAGACAACATCTGTTGTCTGACGGCTGTCTGGCGGCATCCAACCTCGGGGATAACTCCACACAGGTAAGTTGACCCCTCCAGCAGCTCCGGTGTCAGCGTGATGCCAGTGAGATGCTCGGCCAGGGAGGAACGCCGGCCCGTCGCTGGGGTAGAGGTGTCTGTAGTCGGCGTCGATCCGCTGCATGGTCTCCACGGCCTCGTCCGGTACGGAAGAAGCTGGGCGACTGGATCGTACGAACCCTGGCCACCTCCCACTACGGCGGTGCCACAGAATCCCGCGCAGCCTGCTCGATCACGACTAGGAGCGGCGCGGGTCGTAGTTCTGGAACTCGACCAGGTGGATATCGCTCTGCGACAGCAGGGGCACCCCGCTACTGGAGTCCAGCACCACCCGGCGGCCCAGTGGCTCGCGCAGCGTGACACCGATCCGGTCGGTCTTCCCCATCGCGTTGCAGAACTCCACGTCGTCGTCACGCCGGACGTCGACGTCCACGACCACCGCTTCGGGCGTCTCGTGAACGCGCGAGCCGTAGGTCGTGTCGCAGGTGCCGTGCAGGTAGCTCAGCTGGAGCTCAGTCGGCGCGCGCACCTCGTAGGTGCGCACCTCCTGGATCCCGTCATTCACCGGCCGGGGCGGCCCGCCCATCGCGGCCGGGTCCACTGCGACCCGCCGGAACGGCTCGGGCACGCCCTTCACAGTGAAGTCCCACGTGGGCACTCGCACGTCCCCCCGGCTGCTGGGCATCGTGGCCTCGCCCCGCGCCACCGCGATCACTCGCAACGGCCGGCAGCCCCTGGCCGGGCACTCCTCGTCAACGAAGGACTTAGGCTTGCTGAGCCCGGCGTAGGCGGCTGTGGCCGCCAGGATCGGGACGCTCAGCGTGCCCCCATCAGCCCAGCGCAGCACGGCCGCGGCAGGCACCTCGGCCGAGAGCTCGATCTCGAGCTTCCAGGCGCTGTTGATGAGGCTCCGGCCCACCCACCGCGGCATGCGCCCCCAATCTGGCTCCAGGGTCAGGTTCCGCAGCGGGACGAACCCCTCGATCCAAGGCTCGCGCTCCGCCGAGCTATGCCAGCGTTCGGCGACCTCACGAGCGCGGTCGGCGAACTCGTCGGCAGTGACCGGCGCCCGGGCGGTACCGCAGGCCGCCGCGAGCACGAGGAGCACTATGGCTGGAAGTATCCGCATATCCGGTAGACGTGGCGGCGAACGGCGCGGTTCGCTCAGCCGCGGCCTCGGCTCGGGCACGCCGTCTCTAGTCCGCGGGCGGCGCGGCTGCCACCTTTCGCCCTCTACTCTTCCGCCCTCGCCCCCGCCCTACCACTCGGCCATCGCGCCGGACGACAGCCAGTTCGTCCACGGTCGCGCCGACAAGCGCGCGTCGCGAACGAGCCAGGGCTCTTCAGAGGCGACGTCTGGAAGAGCAATCAGTGGGGCACCCGCACCGTGTTCGGATCGTGCTATCACGTTGCATGACATTCGGTCGCCCTAGTTAGACATACGTCTAATTGATAGTGCGCAGGTAGGCCTGGCTCCGGTAGCAAGTTCCGAGACGCCAGACAGCTGTTGTCTGACGGCCTTGCAGATGGAAGTGCGTCACGCCAGATGGAAGCGGACATGGCAGTGCGACATCGGGGTTGGCAGTGGGGGCGGCCGGGTCCGCGCCCAGCTGGCCAGGCGCGAGCAGCACGCGAGCGAGGCCGGGCGGCTGCGCGAGGACCTGGCCGCCGCCGAACAGCTCGGCGACGTACGTGGTCGGCTCGCCGTCGCCCAGGCCGCGGCGCAGACCGCCTGGCAGCAGGCGCGGCGGAGGCTGCTCTATCCTGACGCCGCTGTGGCAGGCCCGCGCATTACCGGGACCGGCGGCTAACGCTTCGAGGGCGGAGCGTCCACCTTGGCAAGTTCCACCAGGTCGTCGAATTCGGGCAGGCCATCGACGGGAGCGCGGACGGCAGCGACCTGCCTCGCGCTGGGCGCCGCAAGAGTCCTGGCCGGGCCCCAGCTCACGATATCCGTGGTGGCGCCGCCTTGGGTGTAATACTTTTCCTTTTCCTGCGTGCTGAAGCCGGAGCCGAACTTGAAGGGCAGCCCCTTCGCGTCGAAGACGATGCTCCATCCCACGACCGTGTTCGCATAACTCGCGTCCGGCCGCTTCCCTGCTACTTGCCGGAAGGTGGGTGAGAGGTCGTACAACTCGGCGAAGGTGAGAGTGCCCCGGTAGAACCCGGTCCGCTTGCGGTCGGGAGTTTTCCCCGCGGGGTTCGGCAGGTTGAACTTCTTCTCCTCGGCATCGGCGATCAGCGCTTTGAGCGTCGCGATCTCGAAGAAATTGATGATCTGGTCGCCGAAGGCCGTGGAGCCGGCGCTGCGGTCGCCGCGCCGCGCCCACGTCTTTCCCTCGGGCAGGTCCGCAGTCCACAGCCGCCCGGTGCTGTAGAACCGGCCTTTGGTGTTGATCCAGCGGTGCGGCTGCGTCTGCGCGATCAGGCTGCGAGAGACCGGGTCGCCTTCTTCCGCATGCTCCTTGGCGAGCGGGAGCAGGTGACGGTCGAAGTCCACCCGGCGCTTGATACTCGCCGCGACGACACCGCGTCCGCCGAGGACCAGCGTTCCCTCTTGCATCGGATGGTAGCGGAACACTCGGGCCGTGTGATTGTCGTACTTGTTCCTGTTGTTGATCTCGACGTGGCCGTACTGCGTGAACGTCACGCTCGCGCCCTTGGCGAGCTGGTTGCGCACGGCGCTCACCACATCGGGAACGGCGGCCTCCGCCGCGGCCGGAACGGCGAGCGTCGCCGCCGGACCTATGAGCACGGCGGATAAGAAAGCCGATAAACGGCCCATCGAGTAGTCCTCCGAAACGTGGGAACGGCGTCCAAATGATCTACAGCAGTCCCGGACTGTACCAGTTACACCGTCTCTCAAGCAGGTGCTGCCGCAACGGGATTGAGAGGCCGCGGCAGCACCTGCTGCGTCGGAGTCAGTGATCGCCGTGCACTCCGGCAAGGGTGGCGCCGATCTCCGCCATCCGCTCGGCCGCGTAGCCGGGGTCGATCAACGCCTCGGGGGTGTGGAGGCCGGGCGGCACGGGGTCGCCGCGCAGGCCGAGCAGTCGCTCGACGCCGAGGGCGAGGCCAAGCGCCGTCAGGGCGCGCTGCCCTTCCGGGTGGAGGAGGTAGCGGCTCGTCCTGAGTGGTGCGCCCGCGCGGTCCACGCCTTCGAGGTCGATCTTGACCTCCGTGGACGCGGGCCCGCCGCGCCGCCTGCCCGCCGATTCACCGATCGCGAACGCGAAGCGGACGTTGGGCGCGCCCGTCGCGGCGGCCAGGCTCGGCACGTCGAGGATGGGGATGATCTGGCCGGGCAGCACGGCGCCGTCGACGCTGGTGATCTCCACCTGCGCGTCGGGGCCGCTGACCCAGTCGAAGACGCCGTCGCGGCGGACGTGCCCCGCCGAGGTGGCGGCCAGCAGGCGTGCCAGGTCGGCCGTGGCCGCGGGCCCGCCGCTGTCCTGTTCGTCCAGCACGCCGCTGACCTCGATGGTGTCGAGCCGGTCGAACTCCCTGGCGAGGCCGAGCACCGCGAGGACGACGAGCCCCGCGTACCAGTGGCTGGCCAGCAGGATCGGCGCCGCGCCGGCTCGCAGGCCGGCGGCGACGATCTCGGGGCCGATGTCGACCAGGCCGCTGGAGATGCTGACGTACGGCAGGCCGCGGTCCTGTGCGTAACGCAGTCCGTTCAGGTGGCTGTCCCACACCGTTGCCACGACCGCCGAGTAGCCGTCGGTCCCCTGGAGGCCGAGGTCGCCTCGCCGCAGATCGATGGTCACGGCTGTCGCGCCGCCGAGCTCGTCGGCGACCCGCCGGGCGCGGCCGAGATCGCGGCCCGCGATCGTCAGCGGCAGCTCCGGGTACCACCGGCGCAGGAGGGCTGCGGTCGCCGCGCCCGCCTGGCCGGATCCGCCCATGATCAGTACGGAGTGCTCCACGGTGATGTCCTCTCGCTAACCTACATTCTGTAACTTACATTTTGTAGCTTATGCTGGGAGGCAACGCAAGGGAGGACGATGACCACGGGATCGACTCGCCTGTCCAAGTCGGCCAGGCGGGAGCAACTGCTCGACACCGCCATGGCGATCGTGCGCGCCCACGGCACCGACAGCCTCACGCTGCTCAGCCTGGCGGAGGCCGCCGGAGTGAGCAGGCCGATCGTCTACGACCACTTCGGCACCCGCCCCGGCCTGCTGATCGCGCTCTACCGGCGGCTCGACGAGCGGCACCGGGCCGCCTCGGAGAAGGCCCTGCGTGACGCCCCGGCCGTCCCCCGCGAGATCGCCCGCGTCCTGAGCGCCGCCTACTTCGCCTGCGCCACCGACATGCCGGAGTGGACCGCCATCTCCGCCGCGCTCAAGGGGAACCCGGAGATGGAGGCGATCGAGCGTGAGCTGCTCGACGACTACACGGACCTGATGGCCACCGCCCTGCGGCCGTACTCCGGGCTCACGCAGGAAGCCCTCCGGCTGCGCTGCGTCGGCGCGCTGGGCGCGGCCGAGGCGATCGCCGCGGAGCTGAACCGGGGGCGGGCCACGGTCGCCGAGGCCATCGCGGCGCTGACGGACCTGACCGTCGGCAGCATCGACGCCGGAGCCCAGGACTGACGCTGTCCGCTGCCCTGCGTGGCCGGCCCCCGGGCATCGCGTCCATCTGTCGGCTGGTGTCCGCGCCGTACCGAATCAGTGTCTGACGAAGCCGGGGGACGCGGGAGGCCGCGACTACTGGATCCCATGGCGGAGGAGCCCGGTCGATCATGGTGGCTCGACCGGGCTCGCCGGGTGGAGCCAGGTCAGGCGAGGTCGAACCGGTCGAGTTCCATGACCTTGGTCCAGGCTGCAACGAAGTCGGTCACGAACCTGTCGCGGGCGTCCTGGCTGGCGTAGACCTCCGCGAGGGCTCGTAGCTGGGAGTTGGAGCCGAAGATGAGGTCGACCGCGGTGGCGGTCCACTTCACCTCATCGGTGGCCACGTCGCGGATCTCGTACACATGCTCCTCGGAGTCCGATGCCTTCCACCGGGCGCCCGGGGAGAGCAGGTTGGTGAAGAAGTCGTTGGTGAGCACGCCGGGCCGGTCGGTGAGGACGCCGTGCTGGGTACCGCCGAAGTTGGCTCCGAGGGAACGCAGGCCGCCGATGAGGACGGTCATTTCGGGCGGGGTCAGGTCGAGCATGTAGGCACGATCGACGAGCAGCACCTCCGGTTGGGTCTTCTCGCCGGAACGCAGGTAGTTGCGGAACCCGTCGGCCCGCGGCTCGAGGACCCGGAAGGACTCGACGTCGGTCTGCTCCTGAGTGGCGTCGGTGCGGCCGGGGCGGAACGGCACCGTCACCGCCACGCCGGCCTCGCGTGCTGCCTTCTCGACGGCGGCCGAGCCGGCCAGCACGATCAGGTCGGCGAGCGAGATCTTCGCGCCGCCGGCCTCGTTGAACTCGCGCTGGATGCCCTCGAGGATGTCCAGGACCGTCGCGAGTTGCTCGGGCTGGTTGACCTCCCAGCTGCGCTGCGGCTCGAGACGGAGCCGAGCGCCGTTGGCGCCGCCGCGCTTGTCGGTGGACCGGAAGCTCGCGGCGGAGGCCCAGGCGGTGGAGACCAGTTGAGCGGTCGTGAGGCCGGACTCCAGGACCTTCGCCTTGAGGGAAGCGACGTCGGCGTCACCGACGAGTTCGTGGTCGACGGCCGGC from Nonomuraea polychroma encodes the following:
- a CDS encoding TetR/AcrR family transcriptional regulator; the protein is MTTGSTRLSKSARREQLLDTAMAIVRAHGTDSLTLLSLAEAAGVSRPIVYDHFGTRPGLLIALYRRLDERHRAASEKALRDAPAVPREIARVLSAAYFACATDMPEWTAISAALKGNPEMEAIERELLDDYTDLMATALRPYSGLTQEALRLRCVGALGAAEAIAAELNRGRATVAEAIAALTDLTVGSIDAGAQD
- a CDS encoding DUF6461 domain-containing protein yields the protein MGGGQGSYDPVAQLLPYRTRPWRPCSGSTPTTDTSTPATGRRSSLAEHLTGITLTPELLEGSTYLCGVIPEVGCRQTAVRQQMLSGSSEDDSETRPGPWHCQFDEYRSTSVCVIEVDSTEPKINCWPNWLC